The Pseudomonas sp. FP2309 genomic sequence CGGCCCCTGCCGAATGTCAGGTAGTCCACCAGTTCAGGCAACGGCAACGGTTTGCTGATCAGATAACCCTGAGCCTGGTCACAGCCGAACAACCTCAGCAGCGCCAGTTGCTCAGGGGTTTCCACCCCTTCGGCCACCACTTCCAGGTTGAGGTTGTGCGCCAGGTTGATCATGGCATGCACCAGTTTGCGGTTCTCTTCGCGCTCCTCCATGCCGCCGACGAAGCTCTTGTCGATCTTCAGCAAGGCGATCGGCAGGCTGTTGAGGTGCACGAACGATGAGAAACCGGTGCCGAAGTCGTCCAGGGAGAACCGCACACCCAGGCGACCGAGGGCGTCCATGGTCTGCTTGACCAGGTCACTGCGGCGCATAACGGCGGTTTCGGTCAACTCGAACTCCAGCCACTGCGCCTCCACACCACGCTCGGCAATCAGCCGGCTGAGGGTGGAGAGCAACTGGCTGTCCTGGAACTGGCGAAATGACAGGTTGACCGCCATGTGCAACGGCGGCAGGCCGCGTTCACGCAGGTCTTGCATGTCGCGCAGGGCCCGGGAGATCACCCAGTATCCCAGCGGTACGATCAGGCCGCTCTGTTCAGCCAACGGCACGAATTCGCTGGGCGGCAGCAGGCCGCGTTCGCCATGGCGCCAGCGCACCAGCGCTTCCAGGCCAACAATATGCCCATCGTCCAGGTCCAGGCGCGGTTGGTAATGCAGCTCCAGTTCATCCCGACGCAAGGCACGGCGCAATTCACTTTCCAGGTCGGCCAGGCTGCGCGCGTTACGGTTGATGCGTTCGTTGAAGATATGAAAGGTACAGCCCTGAGTGCTTTTGGCTTGCTGCATGGCGATGTGGGCGTGCCACATCAGCGGGTCGGCACCGGCCCGCGCACGCGCATGCGCCACACCCAGGCTGCAACCGATCAGCAGGCTTTCGCCATCCACCCAGTAAGGTTCGGCCATGGCTTCGGTGATGCGCTCGGCCATCCACTCGGCGCGCTGGGGCGCACGGCGGGTATCGATCAACAAGGCGAATTCGTCGCTGCCCAGACGGGCCAGTTGGTCGCCGGCTTCGAGCTGGCTCTTGAGCCGCGAGACAACCTGCAGGATCAACCGGTCGCCGGCCTGATGGCCAAGGGCGTCGTTGGCGTGACGGAAATTGTCGAGGTCGAGGTGACCGAGGGCCAGGCCGCGGCCTTCATTCTCGGCCAGTCGCGCGGCCAGCAAGGTCTGGAAACCCTGGCGGTTGGCGATGCCGGTCAGCGGGTCTTGCTCGGCAAGGCGTTGCAGGGTGGTTTCCAACACACCGCGCTCGCGCACATGGCGCAGGCAGCGGCGCAGGGTATCGGTGCCCAAAGCATCACGGATCAGCCAGTCGCTGACGCCCAGCGGCGAAACCAACGGTTCCTGCTCCAACAGCAATACGCACGGCAAACTGCACCGACCAGGGCCGGGTTGCAGGTTGGGCGTGGTCAATAGCACGGCGCTTTGGTCGTCATCGAACAGACGACTCACCGAGTCCCAATTGGGCGCGCTGATCAGCACAGCCCCATCGCCCATCGGCGCCAGGCACTCGCGCAATAACGCTGCCCACTCAGGCGCATCGGCCAATAGCAGCAAACGCAAGGGTTCGACAGGCGTAGACAAGCTAGCTCCCTAGACTCTGCA encodes the following:
- a CDS encoding bifunctional diguanylate cyclase/phosphodiesterase, whose protein sequence is MSTPVEPLRLLLLADAPEWAALLRECLAPMGDGAVLISAPNWDSVSRLFDDDQSAVLLTTPNLQPGPGRCSLPCVLLLEQEPLVSPLGVSDWLIRDALGTDTLRRCLRHVRERGVLETTLQRLAEQDPLTGIANRQGFQTLLAARLAENEGRGLALGHLDLDNFRHANDALGHQAGDRLILQVVSRLKSQLEAGDQLARLGSDEFALLIDTRRAPQRAEWMAERITEAMAEPYWVDGESLLIGCSLGVAHARARAGADPLMWHAHIAMQQAKSTQGCTFHIFNERINRNARSLADLESELRRALRRDELELHYQPRLDLDDGHIVGLEALVRWRHGERGLLPPSEFVPLAEQSGLIVPLGYWVISRALRDMQDLRERGLPPLHMAVNLSFRQFQDSQLLSTLSRLIAERGVEAQWLEFELTETAVMRRSDLVKQTMDALGRLGVRFSLDDFGTGFSSFVHLNSLPIALLKIDKSFVGGMEEREENRKLVHAMINLAHNLNLEVVAEGVETPEQLALLRLFGCDQAQGYLISKPLPLPELVDYLTFGRGRQAQVGEGL